GGGTCTCACTCTTCACCACCTAATGAGGGGCCCAGTTATCTCTGACCTCCCCttagaaccaacacacacacacacacacacacacacacacacacacacacacacacacacacacacacacacacacacacacacacacacacacagcgataccgagacatacacacacacagcgatactgagacacacaggcacacaaacactggcacACACGCTGCGTAATAAGGCCAGCTCCACACCTGCTTTAAATGCTCGCTATGAAGCCTGACGGCTGGAGGGTGACCCCCCACCCTGACTTCAGgcctcatctccccctctcagccAGCTAAGGATCAACTCTCAGTAAACACTCACCTATCAGCTCAGACTCACCTCTCAGTTAAGACTCACCTCTCAGTCAATGATCACCTCTCAGCTCAGACTCACCTCTCAGCTCAGACTCACCTCTCAGTTAAGACTCAGCTAAGTCTCACCTCTCAGTCAGCTTAAGCGTGGATCACACTGGCCCAACCGTTGGCCATCAGAAACGTTTGGGGAGACTCGGACGAGTTGGGGAACAAATCTGTTGGGTGTGTTCCGCTGTGTTGGAACGGTTTCCTTCCCCCCTTATGCTAATGTATTGCTATCACGCAGTATTTCCCATGACCTCCTGGTGGATCATAGTCATAATCCATCCAATAATACTCTGTAAACGCTTTgtgtgtcgtcgtcccccccccgccacagctGGGCGCCAACAGCGGCCTGCACATCATCATCTTCGACGAGATCGACGCCATCTGCAAGCAGCGCGGCAGCATGGCGGGCAGCACGGGCGTCCACGACACGGTGGTCAACCAGCTGCTGTCCAAGATCGACGGCGTGGAGCAGCTCAACAACATCCTGGTCATCGGTGAGAGGGGACACGCACTCACTtctgggcctaaaaaaaaaaaaagtttggttcctgttggttgtcagttgaggtcatgggtaggtagggaatttttttttatttttttattttactttttccagcggcagcgaatgataggtaggttgttttcatttaaaaacgagaaaattcgctcatccttgtacagaatgaagaggtgatgtaccaaaacgtaattatagtttgcataaaaaaaaaaaaaaaactttttttttattttttacataaaataaaaataacccccatttgggtcgcacataaattgacagggtcggtcggaaaccggaaccaaacaaaaacattttttaggccctacacacagcccacacacacacacacacacacacacacacacacacacacacacacacacacacacacacacacacacacacctgtgatgaACGCACACAACCTGTGATGAACGCACACACCCCCATTACCGCACACAACCCCTACCCCACACGCCCTGCGATGGACACACACCCCTACCATACACACCCCGACGCACtgtgatgaacacacacacacaccacgacgcacacacacccctaccccACACAGCccctaccacacacaccccgcccACACCcctaccgcacacacacacactcactgtgatgaacgcacacacccctacatacacacaccctaccACACACTGCGCTACCACACACCGctaccacacacaccctgactcaCTGTGAGGAACACACaaaccactacacacacacacacacacacacacacaccctgtttcACTGTGATGAACGCACACGCCGACTCACtatgatgaacacacacaccccttccacACACCCTTACTCACTGTGATgactagccctaaccctacacACCTTGATGTGCACAACATgaactcgctctctctctgtgtctctctatctgtctctctgattctctctctctctctctctctctctctctctctctctctgtctctctatctgtctctctctctctctctgtctctctctctctctctctctctctctctctctgtctctctgtctctctctctctctctgtctctctctctgtgtctctctgtctctctgtctctctgtctctctctctctctctctgtctctctgtctctgtgtctctgtgtccaggGATGACCAACAGGCCGGACCTGATTGACGAGGCTCTCTTGAGGCCGGGCCGACTGGAGGTGAAGATGGAGATTGGTGAGTGCAgaccgcctccctccccctccccctccccctccccctccccaaccctcgACCGCAGCCGAGCGGAGCGGAGTGTTCGATCCCGCCAGGAAATGTGCAGCTCTGGAATATTCCaccgataattttttttttattcatttattctttATGTGACATTTAAGTTAAGGTCACGTGTACGCTCGTCTTACGCTAATGAAAAGCTGAATCAATGCCAGTCATTCACTGGGGTGTTGTATGCATCGCTTAGCTTCACCTCATACACTTTTGGAGGGTTCTCATCAGAGGGCTCAGGCGACAGAAGCACGTCCTGACCGTGCTGTTGTTCTCTCCCctatctccttttctctcccccaATCTCCCATctcttcttccccctctccccttctctgctctctgacctctccccttctctctctcttctcccttcacttccccctctctccccccctctctcacttctctcccccctctctcctctctctcccctttttgctctctgacctctcccctctcccaccctcttctccctcctctctcccccctctcttcctttctctcccccctcttctccccttctctccctccaccctcctctcctctgtctcccccccccaccccccctcccccccaggcctGCCTGACGAGCGTGGGCGTGTCCAGATCCTCAACATCCACACGGCGAAGATGCGTGAGTTCAAGCTGCTGGCGTCGGACGTGGACGTGAAGGAGCTGGCGGCCGAGACCAAGAACTACAGCGGGGCGGAGCTGGAGGGGCTGGTCCGGGCCGCGCAGTCCAGCGCCATGAACCGCCACATCAAGGTAGGAGCGCACGCcgccaggggggcggggctagagtAGACCACGccaccgggggggggaggggctagaATAGACCACGGGGGACTATGGTAGTTccgacaaggggggggggggggggggattagggtAGACCACAGGGCCTCGACACACAACCTTCACatcccacacacgtacacgcagacatacacaactcacaaacacacgcgcacacatgcacgcagacatacacaacccacacacacatacacgcagacatacacaacccactcacacatacaaagtcaggcagacagacggacaaccCTCGCACacaaccctcacacacacacacagacacacacgcgcacgcgtgCGCACGCACGTCAAGTCAATGGCATTAGTACAGCCCTTAATCCCAGTTCTAGTCTCAAAGGATTTCACAGGCctatatatttatgacaccccccctaaccccagccccccagagggcaggGAAACTCCcttacacacacgtgtgcagaCGTTCAGTCAGAATGCTAAATATTGTGAGGTGATGATGTATGACGGACAGGAGACCTTTACGCTTGTgtgactgactctctctctctctctctctctctctctctctctctctctctctctctctctctctctctctctctctctctctctctctctctctctctctctctctctctctctctctctctctctctctctctctctctctctctctggtcatgacccctcccctccacctgtcTGACCTTTCATACTCTGAGGAGCGCATTGTCCGTGGCAATATCTGTCTGGATGTGCAATGCAAACAACAGCATGATTCAcagcggcgtgtgtgtgtctgtgtgtgtgtgtttgtgcgcaggCCAGTGCCACGGTGGAGGTGGACATGGAGAAGGCGGAGAAGCTGCTGGTCCACAGGAACGACTTCCTGGCCTCGCTGAACAACGACATCAAACCTGTGAGTCACTGCCGTGACCTGAGACCTAGTGATCTCTCCCTCTGATCAACCTGCCATCAGGTACATGTGACCCGTTCATGTGTCACAAGCTGCCAGCTCGTTAGTCACGGGTTAGTCACATGTGACCTACTCGATAGTCACATGTGACCAGCTCGTTAGTCACATGCTACCAGCTCGTTAGTAAGATGTTAGTCACATATGACCAGCGTGTTAGTCACATGTGACCAGCTCGTTAGTCACATGTGACCCGCTCGTTAGTCACATGTGACCCGCTCGTTAGTCACATGTTACCAAATGTAAGTCACATGTGAACAGCTCGTTAGTCACATGAGACCAGCTTGTTAGTCACATGTGACCACATGTTAGTCACATATGTGGTCACATATGACTAACATGTGGTCACATATGACTAACATGTGGTCATATGTGACTAACATGTGGAAGGCCTGAAGGGAGTGGTGGTCTCTTTTCAGTTGGATACGACTAGAACCGAGCTCTCCTTATTCCCAACCCTACCGTTAAGATAtgaaatatgataaaaaaaatagaaaaagtatttttttgcaCAATTGCAGAATGCCAGAATCCTACAATATGCGATGATTTAAGAATAAATCAATTACTTATTCGACAGAGATAGGAGGACTGAAGCTCCAACAGTCACCAGTGTCGTCTGAACTTTCTTCCTCGCTCTTCAACTCTTCCTCGTCCCGTGGTTCCCTCCCTGCAGGCCTTCGGCAGCAACCAGGAGGACTACGCCAGCTACATCATGAACGGCATCATCCGCTGGGGCGACTCGGTGACCGAGGCCCTGAGCGACGGAGAGCTGCTGGTGCAGCAGACCAAGAACAGCGAGCGCACGCCCCTGGTGTCTGTGCTGCTGGAGGGTGGGCGACCACAccccgcactcacacacagcctgaggcacccacacacacatctacacgtACTGCTACAGAAATACATCCTGAGTCAAACACGCATGTAcatactgatacacacacacacttacatacacactgcacacacacacttatacacactgcacgcacacacttatacacatacTGCTACAGAAATACATCCTGATTCAAACACGCATGTACATactgatacacacatacacacttacatacacactgcacgcacacacttatataCATACTGTTACAGAAATACATCCTGATTCAAACACGCATGTACaaagtgatacacacacacacacacacacacacacttacatatacactgcatgcacacatgcatcctgatgcatacacatacatacacgctgcaagcacacacacaaacatactgatgcacgcacacgcatgcatacacccTGCACTCACATACAttataatgcacacacacatactttttgatgcaaacacacatgtacacactgttgcacgcacacacatcaacatactgctgcatgcacacatatacatccgataagcacacacatacatactgatacacaaacacatgtatactgatacaaccacacacatacatactcactGCACGCACGCATAGCTActgatgcacgcacacatgtatatactgatgcacgcacacgtacatactgatacacaaacacatacatcctgatgcacacacatatgtacatgatgatgcgtgcacacacatcgacatactgatgcacacacacatatacattctgttgcacacaaacatttacattctgatgcacgcacacatatccaTACTGCTGCATGCACACGTGTACATagtaccaaacacacacagtacatagttatacacacacatacaccgcgtCCTATCCATGTAAACGTCATTCCAACATTCTTTAACAACTCATAATGCTTTCACTTACGGCCAGAGgttcaaacacacgcatacacgttTTATTGACCTGACCGTACCCAAACAAAGGGCTTTCCAGTCACTTAGAAGCACACGATGCGTCTCCCAGATGCATTCCTACGTGACAGCGGTTGAACCGTCAGAAGGCTGTGGCGGAGGTCCTTCAGTCGGACCCCCAAGATCAACACCCGAATCTATAACGTCTCATACAGTCGTCGCGTCATAACAAAACAGACACAGCAGCTCCAGTCACCGTAGGACAGCGTTACCCTGGACGTGTAGTGGTGGGGAGTATAAACCAAACCGAGCCTCTTCAGCGGAGGCCGGCGGCCGCGGTGGTCGCGATCTCGTGATTTAGTGGCGGTGCGGTCGGCAGCTGCGCGCTGCATCCAGGGTGATTTGctgcgtctcccccccccccccaggtcctcCCAGCAGCGGGAAGACGGCTCTGGCTGCCAAGATCTCGGAGGACTCCCAGTTCCCCTTCATCAAGATCTGCTCCCCGGACAAGATGATCGGACACTCGGAGATCGCCAAGTGCCAGGCCATCAAAAAGGTACCCCTGCCCTCCGCCCCCCTCCGGTGGGGAACGTGTTGTGCACGGGCCGGTTCTGGAGCCTCTGACTGCATACCAGTGGAGGTCAGAGTCCTGGTGGACTTCCTGCTGGACGTGTTGTCACGTTCAGCCCACAGTCGTAATATTAACCGCCTGCAGCCTCGTGCCGTTCATCATCCGGCACGCAGACCGCACtcttaaacaaaaacaattatgGTTCCCGTTCCGTTGGAGTTGATAGATGGAAAACCAGGCAGACCGTTAAATCATGTCGTGCTCTCCCTGGTAGCGAGGAGGTTCTCATGTGCTTCTCCGGCGCCCGCAGATATTTGAAGATGCCTACAAGTCGCAGCTGAGCTGCGTGGTGGTGGACGACATCGAGCGCCTGCTAGGTAACAACACCTCACCTCGGGTCTATGTCGGGGGAACGGAGCCCGGTTGTTTCTGTGTGGATGGAAATCCTTTATGAATGGGAAGACTTTTCTCATATTTCCATGAGCACTCAGTGTACAAACTTGACCTCATAGTGCTTTTGCTCTGAACTTGGTTGTTGTGAATTTGTTAGTTGATTAGTGAGTTAGtaagtgtttttatttgatgCTGTTCTAACTTTAAGGGGGAGCCCTCTGTAACTGATGGACAGTGTGTAATGTTAGTCTTATCTAGTGTCACTGCTCCACAATGTACCTCTGGTGAGTGGTCTCTGAgggtctccctgtccctccagACTACGTCCCCATCGGACCCCGCTTCTCCAACCTGGTCCTGCAGgctctcctggtcctcctcaAGAAACCTCCGCCTAAGGTACAACTGCCTCtgatcacctcctctcctctcctcctccttctcccttccttcTCCTGTGAGCCTCTGTCCCCCACACCAGCGTTCACTGTTGTCTCCAGCGATTGTATTTCACGTACTTGCAGAAAGAGGGCAgcagatcagagagagagagagagagagagagagagagagagagagagagagagagagagagagagagagagagagagagagagagagagagagagagagagagagagagagagagagagagagagagagagagagagagagagagagaggggcagtcTCCATGTCCCCCTTGGCCCCAGACGCTGTGtggagggtgtgtttgtgtacgtccATGAGCCTGTTCTTAACCCCGTTCTGTTGTTAATGAGGCTGGTGAAAGGCGGTATGGCGGACTATACgttggctgtgtgtgcatgagaagtggtgcggggggggggcgaggggggggggtgaatgccTGGCCGCGCTGCTCCTTTCGGGGGTTGTTAAGCACCGAGCCCAGCGGGGCGCCTGGGTCGCGGGAGGCCGGGGGGACGGGCAGGAGAAAGGGCCCTGTGAGAGAGCCGGGAGCTGGCAGCGCCGCCGCCTGTGTGGTAGCTCATCTGCATGCAGCGTCGCAGCCCCCGACGCCACGGGGGGCACCCCCCGGccataatcccccccccccccacctccctccgtgctcctcctcctctcccccttcgtCTTCATGCTCCTCTCCTTCACGTACACCCTTgcatcctccctcctcacttCCTCCCCCGAGACGTGGATGCCTTTCTGCTCTTTGTGCTGGATGCTTCCTCcgttcctctgctcctctctcgtctcctcctctctcgtctcctcctccctcgtcacctcctctctcgtctgctcctctctcgtcacctcctctctcgtgtcctcctctctcgtctGATCCTCTCTCGTCACCTCCTCTCTCGTGTCCTCCTCCCTCGTCACCTCCTCTCTCgtgtcctcctctctcgtctcctcctctctcgtctgctcctctctcgtcacctcctctctcgtgtcctcctccctcgtctcctcctctctcgtctcctcctccctcgtctcctcctttctcgtctcctcctctctcgtctcctcctctctcgtctcctcctctgtcgtctcctcctctgtctgtccagcCTGGTTCTACTGTCTGTCCAGCCTGGTTCTACTGTCTGTCCAGCCTGGTTCTACTGTCTCTCCAGCCTGGTTCCACTCCCTTTCCAGCATGGTTCTACTGTCTGTCCAGCCGGGTTCTACCCTGGTTCTTCCGGATCAGGCCTCAGTGAGCCTCAGTGTCAATTCTGCTTTGAACACAAAATCAAGTTTGAGGTTCACATCGCCTTTTCGTTCACCAGTGACATATAAAAAAGATTATGCAGCATCTCGTACCCTTACCTTATTCTGAGTCTTATTCTCGTCACCGTGACGAAACACCTTCAACAGTTTCTATTCAGTGATCCAGGAGACACCTGGACCCAGTGGGTCCAGACTTCAGAGGCACATGCCTGATGGGCAGACGGGCTGCATTGCCTCGGCCATTAGGGGTTTACACCCAGCATCTCTCAGCCTGGCCCCCACACCACTCTGTCCCATGGAAACCACCACTGGTGGGGCGCCCTTCGTGCTAACACAATGACGCGCTGAGCCACTGAAGCTGCTGCTGTAGCTCCATGCCACCCACCGCCCGCTCACCCCCCGTCTCGCGCTGCAGGGCCGTAAGCTGCTGATCATCGGGACCACGAGCCGCAAGGACGTCCTGCAGGAGATGGAGATGCTGGACGCCTTCAGCACCACCATCCACATCCCCAACATCTCCAGTGGAGGgcagctggtggaggccctggaggtagcacgcacgcacgcacgcacaaaacacCGAAATACATACACGCTCGCACGCCCACAGcaccgaaacacacacgcgctcacacgcacaaaacTCTGAAACACATGCGCGCTCGCACGCACAAAACACTGAAACGCATGCGTGCTCGCACGCACAaaacaccgaaacacacacgcataccaggcatgcaaactagtcacctttcggcgaaattcgccgttttgaagacaaaattgaccacttgtgtgattcgtggagatccgttgagaaaacattttggggggggggggggggggggggggggtctgatggccagccatggagtccttgtagcgcctgctaatagcgagcggacagagagaaggcgcagcattctgtcaggcggcacgacaagtgggcgcactcccgtggaactgtcgcttccgtgctcgtcgaacgcatgcgctCGCTCGTGAAGCCGCGCGGACATCCGACAgcgcgagcggaaagtcgcctaccatctgaaacggccaagcgtgagcccagcggagcctttaaatgcctcgtttccaccgagcgtttccaccgccgacagtaccctcatggtaggccggatgtcgatcgccgcggcagccacgtaaacatcccgaaggtgaacgacgagaactgattcccaaaacaaacataacaaaaatatggtcacgtaaataaaataaacaaacgaacagagcttcgtctccccgcgaccttatattatctaaaacgttctcatcgattcagccaatgagagtgcacgcgagggtaaacaaatgataaggcaccaccacacaagttaagtaacgatcgctgtaggcttcaatatcatgcaagcaccttggttttctttttattttgttctacatcacaattgcatgctttaataaagtattgtcttctttaataggtccatgctccacctccttgttcgcccaagctaacgttttacgcgacacgtccattgtccagaataatacctcgcggtttgtttttatccccatgtcacgcccacttttggcggtggaaacgcgaaccgtgccgcaactttgcgaaccgaaccgaacgcaccctccggtggaaacgcgccaaaagagaatttttcagcgggtcaccagttgtgttgatacatactagtcgatatagcCGAGAGAAGTCGCTcgaaagcgggcccttgagacactggtccaggccaagaagaaaaataaataatggcatactcctattgccctgtcctcccacctctttttattcttctcaatattctttcttaattttgtgataaattatgtacctattggggctgcccttgcacataataaattaatgctttgtttgtaattgtgcgcagtcctgtaattttttttagcttgtgactaaccctaacacattaaaaaatgtaaaagaaagctccccggagtataaacctggaaccctatagtgggtctgtgtttttctcagctcacgcatcattctcacctttttcaccccgagccagtttgcatgcctggcatacacaaaacactgaaatagacacacgcatgcatgcacgaaacaccaaaacacacacacgctcgcacgcgcaaaacaccgaaacacacacacgcttgcacgcaCAAAACGCcgaaacacacacgcgctcacgcGCACAAAACAACGAAACAgacacacgctcgcacgcacaaaacaccaaaacacacacacgctcgcacgcacaaaacactaaaacacaccatctcgcacgcacaaaacactgaaacacacacactcgcacacacaaaacaccgaaacacgcacactctcgcacacacaaaaaactgaaacagacacacgcccacacgcacaaataaccgaaacacacacccacgcacacacaaaacaccgaaacacacacgcacgcacaaaacactgaaacagacacacgcacgcatgcacgaaacacacatatgcacacacgcacacacttgcatgcacgcaaacacatatagacacatgcttgcatgcctacacacatgcatacacaaactaactaacacacacactcggggtCATAGTAGACAGGAATGCATGCTGGGTCTTTCTCCAGCACATTTCACGTGGCAGAATAATGCGACTAAAGCACAATTCTGAAATGTCTTAGTCATAAGCAAATCACAAAGAATGTTCGACTCAGGATCGGAGACACGGCAACAGATTTATGACAACAATATCTCCATGACAAGACGCATCTTCAATGTGATCTGTTGAAATGATTTAGGAAGGCTCCTGTTGTGTAGAATTTGGGATAATATCATTTCAATAAATACCACTTACAACGTTGCTCAAATGAAGAAATAACCATTTACAGATGCTGTCCACATGCCTCCTTTCTACAATGTTTTTTactgtctctcccccttccatccccctctctccctccccctcctcaccacaGCTGCTGGGTAGCTTCCAGGAGGATGAGCGGGCCAGCATAGCCAAGGTCGTGAAGGGCAAGCGTCTGTCCATCGGCATCAAGAAGCTGCTGATGCTCATTGAGATGGCCGCGCAGGTGAGGGCGGGAGGGACACGAGTCAGACGCACGTACACCACCGTTCAAACATCTGGGGTCACTTAGAAATGTCCTCATTATTTAAAGGTAAACACCGTAAGATTGCTTGGAGTTTAGGCATTAGCTTAGTTTATTGATATGGATGCTGAAGTTGAGGTATTTGGTTAAGTGCAGTCAGTCGGGGACGGATGGTTAAGTTTTGCTTTTGGTGTTGAGGGATTTT
The window above is part of the Gadus morhua unplaced genomic scaffold, gadMor3.0, whole genome shotgun sequence genome. Proteins encoded here:
- the LOC115538936 gene encoding vesicle-fusing ATPase; translated protein: MAGRNMHAAKCPTDELSLSNCAVISDKEQQFEQHVSVRNVTHKYVFTLKTHPSVAVGTIAFSLPQRKWAGLSIGQDVEVTSYKFDKSRQYVGSILLEVDFLQKKNVDSSPYDSDKMAAEFLQSFSNQAFSAGQQLAFSFSDKLFALVVKNMEAMDPSILKGEGNSGKKQKIDIGLLNGNSQVIFEKAETSSVTLIGKAKTRESRQSIINPDWNFERMGIGGLDKEFSDIFRRAFASRVFPPDIVEQMGCKHVKGILLFGPPGCGKTLMARQIGNMLNAREPKIVNGPEVLNKYVGESEANIRKLFADAEEEQKRLGANSGLHIIIFDEIDAICKQRGSMAGSTGVHDTVVNQLLSKIDGVEQLNNILVIGMTNRPDLIDEALLRPGRLEVKMEIGLPDERGRVQILNIHTAKMREFKLLASDVDVKELAAETKNYSGAELEGLVRAAQSSAMNRHIKASATVEVDMEKAEKLLVHRNDFLASLNNDIKPAFGSNQEDYASYIMNGIIRWGDSVTEALSDGELLVQQTKNSERTPLVSVLLEGPPSSGKTALAAKISEDSQFPFIKICSPDKMIGHSEIAKCQAIKKIFEDAYKSQLSCVVVDDIERLLDYVPIGPRFSNLVLQALLVLLKKPPPKGRKLLIIGTTSRKDVLQEMEMLDAFSTTIHIPNISSGGQLVEALELLGSFQEDERASIAKVVKGKRLSIGIKKLLMLIEMAAQMEPRFRVTKFLSLLSDPGISRSDIMF